The Mycobacteriales bacterium region CGAGGTCCTCACGGGCGTGGAGGGCCCGCTGCGGGAGGCCGGCTACGACCTGCTGCTCTACAACGTCGGCGACCCCGAGGGCCGCAACCGCTTCTTCGGCACGATGCCGCTGCGCCGGCGGGTGGACGCGGTGCTCGCGGTGGCCTCGTCGCTGGACCCGGCCGAGCAGACCGCGCTGCAGGCGCTGGGCGTGCCGCTGGCCGTGATCGGCGGTCCCGTCGACGGTTTCGCCCGGGTCGGCGTGGACGACCGGGCCGGCGCGGTGATGGCCGTACGGCACCTGGTCCTGCTCGGGCACCGCGACATCGTCATGATCAGCGGCGAGCCCTCGGACCCGGTCGGGCGGTCCACCACCGCGGCCCGGCGGGAGGGCTTCGAGGCCGCGCTGGGGGAGGCCGGTATCCCGGTCGGGCCGGACCGGGTGGTACCCGAGCCCTGGGGCGTCACCGGCGGGATGCGGGCGGCCGAGCAGCTGCTGGCCGGGCGCCGGCTGCCGACCGCGATCTTCGCCGAGTCCGACGAGATGGCGCTGGGCGCGCTGCAGGTGCTGCGCCGGGCCGGGCTGGCGGTGCCCGGGCGGGTGTCGCTGATCGGGTTCGACGACCACGAGATGGCCCCGGCCGGCGAGCTGACCACGATCGCGCAGCCGGTCCGCCGGCAGGGCGAGCTGGCCGCCCGCCGGCTGCTGGCCGTGCTGGCCGGGGACGGGGACGGCATCGCCATGGACCTGGTGCTGCCGACCCGGCTGGTGGTGCGCGGCACGACCGGTCCGCCCCCACCGGACACCGGCGGCGGCAGCGCTTTCGCATAAGGTCCGGACATGGTCGACATCCGGTCGCCCTCCGGGCAGTCCGCCGCCGAGCTGCTGGACGAGCTCGTCACGGCGATCGGCCCGCCGGCCCGGGGACGGCTCGGCGCGCTCGAGGGCGAGGCCTTCACCGCCCGGCTCGAGCAGGTCCACCCGGACATCGTCGAGCCGCTGACCGTGCTCTACGGCGACCGCACGGACGTGCCCGAGCTGGTCCGCCGGCTGGTCGGCCAGGCCCTGGACGCGGCCGCCGCCCGGCCCTGGCCGCTGCGGGTGCTGGACCGCCGCCGCGAGGTCGACCCGGGCTGGTTCCAGCGCTCGCGCACGATCGGGTACGCCTGCTACACCGACCGGTTCGCCGGCACCCTGGCCGGTGTCCGCGACAAGCTGGACTACCTGGCCGAGCTGGGCGTGACGTACCTGCACCTGATGCCGCTGCTCAGGCCGCGCGAGGGCGCCAACGACGGCGGCTACGCGGTGGCCGACTACACCGCGGTCGACCCGCGGCTGGGCAGCATGGCCGACCTGGAGGACCTCGCCGCCGACCTGCGCTCGCGCGGCATCGCGCTTTGCGTGGACCTGGTCCTCAACCACACCGCGCGGGAGCACGCCTGGGCCCGCCGGGCCGCCGCCGGCGATCCCGCGTACCAGGACTTCTACCTGGTCTTCCCGGACCGGACGCAACCCGACGCGTACGAGCGGACGCTGCCGGAGGTCTTCCCGGACACCGCGCCCGGCAGCTTTACCCACGTGGCGGAGATGGGCGGCTGGGTCTGGACGACGTTCAACGACTACCAGTGGGACCTGGACCACACCAACCCCGAGGTCTTCGCGGCGATGCTCGGCACGATGCTGGAGCTGGCCAACCACGGGGTGGACGTGCTGCGGCTGGACGCGGTGCCGTTCCTCTGGAAGCGGCTGGGGACCGACTGCCAGAACCAGCCCGAGGCGCACCTGCTGGTGCAGGCGTACCGGGCGCTGACCCGGCTGGCCGCCCCCGGGGTGCTGTTCAAGGCCGAGGCGATCGTCGCGCCGGAGATGCTCGTGCAATACCTGGGTGCGCACGACCGCTACCGGCCCGAGTGCGACCTCGCCTACCACAACCAGCTCATGGTGCTGCTCTGGTCGTCGCTGGCGACCCGGGACGCGCGGCTGGCGGCCCGGGCGCTGGCCCGGCTGCGGGCCGCGCCGGCGCCGACCGGCTGGGTCACCTACCTGCGCTGCCACGACGACATCGGCTGGGCCGTCTCGGACACCGACGCCGCCGCGGTGGGCTGGAACGGGTTCGACCACCGCCGGTTCCTGGCCCGGTTCTACGCCGGGCGGCACGCGGGGTCGTTCGCCCGCGGCGCGCTGTTCCAGGAGAACGAGGCCACCGGCGACGCCCGTACGTCCGGGATGGCGGCGGCGCTGTGCGGGATCTCGGCCGGCGACCCGACCGGGGTGGACCGGCTGGAGACGCTCTACTCGGTGGTGTTCTCCTTCGGCGGGATCCCGCTGATCTGGATGGGCGACGAGCTCGGGCTCGGCAACGACGAGCAGTGGGCGGCCGACCCCGCGCACGCGGCCGACAACCGCTGGCTGCACCGGCCGCCGATGGACTGGGCCGCGGCCGCCCGGCGGGCCGACCCGTCGACCGTGGCGGGCCAGGTCTTCGGCCGGCTGCGGGCGCTGGCGGCGGCGCGGCGCGGCCAGCTGGCGCTGCGGTCCGGGGGCGAGACCACGGTGCTGGAGCCGGACGACCCGCACGTGCTGGCGTACCGGCGGCGGCATCAGCGCAGCGCCCCGCTGCTGGCGCTGGCGAACTTCTCCGACGGCTGGCAGTCCGCCGGCCTCGGCCTGGCCACGGCGGCGGGCCTCGCCGACCCGGTGCACGTGCATTCCACCCGCGGCCGCCTCGACCTGGGCGAGGGCCGCATCCACCTGCCACCCTGGGGCTTCGCCTGGCTCACCACCCGCTAGCCACCTCAGCCGCCGGCCGACCACGCGCTGGCTGCCGCGGCTGCCGCGGCGACCATGGGTCAGCCGCTGCGGCCGCCCACGCGGTGGCCGCCGTGGCCGCGGGCCGAACCCCGGTAGCCGTCGTGGCCGCCGGAAAGACCTGATGGGTGGCGGTTGTGGCGTCAGGGTGGCGGCATGTGGTGTCACTCTGACGAACTTTCTGACGTCAGCGCTTGACTTGGTGACGCCGGTGACGCCATAGTGACGTCATGGACCTGACGCCCTACGTCGAAAGCCTCCGCCGCGATCTGATGGCCGCGGCCGCCGCCGGCACCGAGGAGACCCGCCGGACGGCGGAGATCCTGGCCGCGGCGATGGAGCCGGCGGCCCGGCTGGCGATCCTGGACGCGTTGAGCACTGCCACCGCTGACGTCACCGCGGCGCTGACCGGCGTCACGGTCGAGGTCCGGCTGCACGGCCGGGAGCCGCGCATCTCCGTCGACACGATGGAGGCCGAGCCGGACGACGTCCCGGCGGATCCGGCCGCACCCACGGCCGACGAGTCCGACGGCACCGCGCGGGTGACCCTGCGGCTGCCGGAGTCGATCAAGGCCAGGACCGAGGAGGCGGCCAACCGGGCCGGCATCTCGGTGAACTCGTGGCTCGTCCGCGCGGTGACCCGCGCGCTGGACGGCGCCGCTCAGCAGGACCAGGGCCGGCCCGGCCGGCGCCTGGTCGGGTACGCCCGAGGCTGAGCTCTCCCTCCCCCGCACCGCTCGCGACTTCCCTACCGCCGCGCGGCCTGTTCGGCGCGCCCAGATCCGAGGAGAACCCCGATGTCGAACTACTTCTACGGCTCCGCGCTCGACACCGAGCTGGACTACCGCCGCTCCACCCTGCGCCAGCAGGCCGCCGACCACCGGCTGGCCCGGACCGCCCGCCGCGCCGCCCGGACGGGCCGCCGGCGCGGCAACACCGACGGCCGCCGCCACTAGACCCGGTGGGCCGGCCCCGGCGCGACCGGGGCCGGCCCGCGATGGACACCCCCGCACCAGCCGTTCCACCCTCGATGAGGAGATGTCGTGCCCGACTACACGTTCGAGACGCCCGAGCCCGTCGACCTGCGGATCCGCGCCGCGACCGGCGTGATCACGGTCACCGCGGCCGACACCACGACCAGCACCGTCGAGGTGACCGCCATCGACGACGACGCCCGCGAGCTCGCCGAGGAGACGACCGTCCAGCTCGACGGCCGGCAGCTGCGGATCGAGCAGCCCGAGCGCCGGCACTTCCTCGGCATCAAGCGGCGCCGCGTGTCGATCACGGTCACCGTGCCGAGCGGGTCGTCGCTGACGACGAAGTCGGCCTCGGCCCGCATCACCGCCTCCGGCCGGTACTCCACGGTCGACGCCAGCACCGCCTCCGGGACCGTCACGGTGGATCAGGTCGACGGCGACGTCGACGCCACCTGCGCCAGCGGTGACGTCACGATCGGCTCCGGCCGGGCGATCCGGGCCCACTCCGCGTCCGGCCGGATCGACATCGGCCACGCCACCGGCGACGTCGACGTGAAGTGCGCGTCCGCGCAGATCCGGATCGGGGTCGCCGAGGGCTCGGTGCGGGCCAAGGCCGCCTCCGGCGACATCAGCATCGACGAGGCCCGGGCCGGGACGATCTCGCTCAGCGTCGCCTCCGGCAACCTGAAGATCGGCGTCCGCTCCGGCGTCTCCGCGCACCTGGACCTGCGCTCGACCAGCGGCCGGATCCGCTCCGAGCTCCCGGTCGAGGACGACGCCCCCGACGACGGCGCGCCGCTGGAGATCCAGGCCCGCACCACCAGCGGCAACGTCCTGGTCGTCCCGGCGGCGGTTCGCGCCTGACCGCAGCACGCCGTACGCCTCGCCGGCACCCCCGTGTGTGCCGGCGAGGCGTCGTCACCCGCGGCGACCCGACGCGTCCCCTACGTATTCAGATTCGCTCCGGCCGGCCGTACCGGATGGTTCGGCGGCGGAAGATCACCCGATCGGCAGAGTGGCCGCGGTCCCGACCACGGCCGCGAGGGCCGGCGCCAGGTCGCCCCGGGGCCGGACGGCGACGGAATCCAGCCCGAGCCAACGCGCCATGTCGGCCAGCTCGACCGCCAGCTCCTCGGCCACCTCGGGCGCCGGCGAGGGTGTCTCCGACCAGGCCGCCCGCACCTGCAGCACCCCGGCCGCCCGGTCGGCCTTCAGATCGATCCGGCCGACCAGCCGGTCCCCGAGCAGGAACGGCAGCACGTAGTAGCCGTAGATCCGCTTCGGCTCGGGCGTGTAGATCTCGACCCGGTAGCGGAAGCCGAACAGTCGCTCGGTCCGGGCCCGCTCCCAGACCATCGGGTCGAACGGGGTGAGCAGCGCCCGGGCCGCGATCCGCCGGGGCAGCTTCGCCTCGGCCCAGAGCCAGGCCTGGTCCTTCCAGCCCTCGACCCGCACCGGCAGCAGCTCCCCCGCCTCGGTCAGCTCGGCGATCCGGACCCTGGTCTCGGCCGAGGACAACCGGAAGTAGTCGGCGAGGTCCTTGAGCGTCCCGACCCCGAGCGCCCGGCCCGCGACCCGGACCAGCTCGCGCTGGCCGTCCGCCGCGGACGGCGTCGGGGTGGCCAGGACCGCCGGTGGCAGCACCCGCTCGGACAGGTCGTAGAGCCGCTCGAAGTTCGGCCGGTCGGCGATCATCACGTCGCCGACGGTGAACAGGTATTCCAGCGCGATCTTGCCGTCGTGCCAGTTCCACATCGAGCCGGGCGTGTTCGGGCGGGCCTCGCCGGTCGCCCCCGCGCCGATCGGCCCCTCCCGGCGGACCAGCTCCCGGATCTCGTCGACGTAGCCCGGGCGCCGGGCCCGCATCTGGCTGGCCCAGCCGCCGTCCTTCTGCTGGTTGCGCTCCATCCGCCAGCGCAGCGCCGGCTGCAGCCGCAGCGGGATGAGCGACGCGGCGTGCCCCCAGTATTCGAAGAGCTCGGCCTTGCGGCCCCAGGACATCCGGTCCAGCAGATCCTGCGGGTACGGCCCCAGGCGGGAGAAGACCGGCAGGTAGTGGGAGCGGACCAGCACGTTGATCGAGTCGATCTGCAGCAGGCCCATGCGGTCGATCACCCGGCGCAGGTGCCGCGCGTCGATCCGGCCGGCCGGGCGGGGCTCGCCGAAGCCCTGCGCCGCCAGCGCGATCCGGCGGGCCTGGCCGGCCGAGAGCGTCTCTGATCTGACCACGGACCTGATCCAAACAGACGCCTACGACACTTCCACGACCGCCGCCGCCCGCCGCCGCTCCCGGCTCTCCGCGGTCACCACCAGCGCGACCGCGACCAGGATGATCAGGCCGCCGACCAGCGCCGAGCCGCCCAGCCGCTCGCTCGCGAACAACGCGCCGAGCAGCACCGCGACGGCCGGGTTGACGTACGCGTAGGTGGCGACGATCGAGACCGGCGCGTTCCCGAGCAGCCAGACGTACGCGGTGAAGGCGACCAGCGACCCGAACACGATCAGGTACGCCAGCGCCCACCAGGCCTTGCCGGTGACCTCGCCGAAGGAGAACCCGGACAGCTCGCCCCGGCCGACCGACACCACCAGCAGCAGCAGCCCGCCGGCGAACATCTCCACCGTGGTCAGCATCAGCGGGTCCGGCGGCACCGGCCGCAGCGTCACCAGCAGCGACCCGGCCGCCCAGGACAGCGCGGCCAGCACGCACAGCGCCGCATAGCCGACGTCGGTCCCGCCCGACCCGCCGGGCAGGAAGATCACCGCCACCCCGACCAGGCCCACCAGCACGCCGATCGCGGTCGCCGGACCCGGGCGGTCCCGCAGCACCGTCCGCAGCACCACGATCCAGAGCGGGATGGCGGCGACCAGCAGCGCGACCAGCCCGGAGCTGACCCGCTGCTCGGCCACCGTGACCAGCCCGTTGCCGCCGGCCAGCAGCAGGATCCCGGACAGCGCCGCGGTCACGGTCTGGGTCCGGGTCGAGCGCAGCGCCGCCCGCCCGCGCCGGAGCACGAGGTAGACCAGCATGATCGCGGCGGCGGCGACGAAGCGCAGCCCGCCGGAGAGCAGCGGGGGGAAGCCGCCCTCCACCGCGTACCGGATGGCGAGGTACGTCGAACCCCAGACGACGTAGACGATCCCGAGTGCTCCGACGGCCTTGGCTCCCACAGCCCGAGACTGCCACCACGGGAAATCCGGATGATCGGGTTGAGAGGATGGCCACATGGACGTCATCTGCCGGCCGATGGTGGCCGCCGACCTCGACGCGGCCTCGGAGCTGCACGTACGGGCCTGGCAGACGGCCTACCGCGGGATCGTGCCGCAGGCGTTCCTGGACGGGATGGACCCGGCCGTGCGCCGGCGCCGGAACGAGGGCCGCAGCCTGGCCGGCCAGCACGTGGCCGAGGCCGGCGGCGAGGTGGTCGGCTGGCTGTCGGTGGGGCCGTACCGGGACGACGACCCGCCCGGTCCCGGCTGCGGCGAGATCGAGGCGATCTACGCGCGGCCGGACGTGGTCGGCGCCGGCGTCGGCCGGGTCCTGCTGGCGTACGGGCTGGGCGAGCTGCGGCGCCACGGGCTCGCCCCGGTGCTGCTCTGGGTGCTGACCGGCAACGACCATGCCCGCCGGTTCTACGAGAAGGCCGGCTTCGCCGCCGACGGCGCCACCCACGACTACGAGGTCGGCGGGGCGACCCTGCCCGAGCTGCGCTACCGGTACGACGGATAGCGTCTCCTCCGTGGCGGACGTGGCGGTGCGGGCGGCGCGACCCGCGGACGTGCCGGAGATCGCGCGGATCCAGATCGAGACCTGGCGGACCGCGTACCGGCGGTTCCTGCCGGCCTCGGTGCTGGCCGCGCTGGACCAGGAGCAGGCCGCGGCGGCCTGGGGCGCCGCGGTGCGCGAGCCGCCCTCGCCGGCGCACCACGTGCTGGTCGCGACCGAGGGGGACACGCTGGTCGGCTTCGCGGCCGTCGGCCCGTCCGAGGAGGAGGACGCGGCGCCGGGCGAGGCCGCGGTGGCCGCGCTGCTGGTCGAGCCGCGCTGGGGCCGGCGGGGGCACGGCAGCCGGCTGCTGGCCGCGACGGTCGAGTACCTGACGGCGGACGCGATGACCCGGCTGGTCGCCTGGGTGCCCGACGGCGACCGGGCCTCGGCCGCCTTCTACGAGTCCGCCGGCTGGGAGCGCGACGGCCTGGTCCGGACGCTGGAGGACGAGGGCGGGACCGTGCGCGAGAACCGCTGGCACGTCTCGCTGACGGAGGCGGCGTGAGCGACTTCCGCGGGTTCCCGGAGCGGGCGCTGATCTTCTTCGAGGGGTTGGAGGCCGACAACTCCAAGCCGTACTGGACCGACCACAAGGACGTGTACGAGGAGCATGTCCGGGCCCCGATGCTGGCGCTGCTGGCCGAGCTGGAGGCCGAGTTCGGGACGGGCAAGATGTTCCGGCCGTACCGGGACGTGCGGTTCAGCAAGGACAAGACGCCGTACAAGACCCAGGCCGCGGCGATGGTGGAGTCCTACTACCTCTCCTTGTCCGCGGACGGGCTGTTCCTCGGCGGCGGCGTCTACCACCCGGCCCCTGACCAGCTGGAGCGGCTGCGCCGGGCGGTCGCCGACGACGTGCAGGGCGCGGCCCTCTCGCGCATCGTCGGTTCGCTGGAGAAGGCCGGGTACGAGGTCGGCGGCGACCGGATGACCCGGCCGCCGCGCGGCTACGCCGCCGACCACCCGCGGATCGAGCTGCTGAAGCACCGGTCGCTGGTGGCCAGCCGGCACTGGGAGCCGGAGCCCTGGCTGCACACCCGGGCCGCGTACACCCGGGTCCGGGACGCCTGGCGGGGGCTGGCGCCGCTCAACGACTGGCTGCACACCAACGTGGGCGCGAGCGACCAGCCCCGGCGCTGAGCGTCCCTCCTCAGGGCAGGATCAGGTGGACGTCGCCGAACTCGTGCCAGCGGTAGCCCTGCTCGGCCGCGGCCGCGTAGCTCGCTTCGAGCAGGCCCGGAGCGGCCACGGCGGCCAGCATCTGCAGGTGCGACGCCGCCGGCGGGTGCCACCCGGTGAGCAGGCCGTCCACAGTGGACAGCTCGTCGCCCGGGCCGATCACCAGCTCGGTCCAGCCCTCCGGCTGCCCGGAGCGGGCCGCCGCCTCCAGCGCCCGCACGACCGTGGTACCGATCGCGATGACCCGGTGGGCGTCCCGGACCGCGCGGCGCGTGGACGCCGGGACCGAATACCACTCCGCGTACGGGGGCTCGTCCCGCTCCGGGCTGGACAGCCCGCAGTGCAGCACGACGGTGGCGACCTCCACCCCACGCCGGCGCAGGTTGCGCAGCACCCGGGTGGTGACCGGCCGGCCGGCGCTCGGCATCTCGGCGCTGCCGGGGGTGTCGGCGTGGTCGGTGCGGTAGGCGGCCAGCGGCCAGGGCCCGGCGGTGTAGCCGTACCGGACCGGTTCGCCGTGCGCGACCAGCCACTCCCCCAGCGGACCCGGGGTACGCAGCTCGGCCGTCCACAGGCGACGGTGCCCGGGCTGGTACGGCGCCCCGACCGTGAGGCGGGCCGCGCCGAGGGCGACCTCGACGCCCTCCCGGTCCACGGTGGACGGTTCGCCGCCCTGGCGGCGGGACGGACGGCGGAGCTCGACGACCCAGCGGGACCTGCGTGCCCGCAGGGCTTCCGCGGTGGTCCGGCCGGATTCCCGGTCCACTGTGGACAGGTGCACGGCCACCCGCTCGCCGGTCGCGGTCACCCCGTCCACGGCCGCCGGGAGGGTGTCGGAGGTGTTGAGGACGACCAGGTCGCCCGGGCGCAGGACGGCCGGCAGCTGGCGGGCCACCATCGGGCGCGGGCCCTCGCTGGCCGAGGCGACCAGCATCCGGACACCGTCGCGGCCGATGCCGCGCGCCTCCGGCGGGCTCGTTGCCGGCGCTCCCTCCGGAAGCCCGGCCGCGCCCCTCCATCCGCCCGGCAGATCCCGGCCGCCTTCTCGGACGACCCCGTGGGCGGCGGTCATGAGTGCGCTCCGGTGGGGACCGGGAGGTCTCCGGCCTCGTAGCGGGCGTTCGGGAGGTCGGAGTCGAGCAGCCGGCGCAGCGCCGGCACGACCGTCTCCGGCTCGGGCCGGTCGGAGATGTCCTCGCCCGGGAACGCGGCGGCGTGCATGGCGGTACGCATGTCGCCGGGGTCCACGGCGTAGACCCGCAGCAGCGGCTCCTCCGCGCCCAGCACCGCGGCGAGCTGGTCGAGCGCGGCCTTGCTCGCGCCGTACCCGCCCCAGCCCGGGTACGCCGCCACGGCCGCATCGCTCGAGATCGCCAGCACGCAGCCGGCAGCGGCCCGCAGCGCCGGCAGCAGCAGCCGGGTCAGCGCGTGCGGCGCGACCACGTTGGTCTCCAGGACCTGGCGCAGCTCGGCGGTGCCCAGCTCGGCCAGCGGCGGCAGCGGCGACGGCCCGAGCGCGGACGCGTTGAGCACCAGCAGGTCGAGCCGGCCGCCGGCCGCGGCGGCCAGCGCGTGCCGGTGCTCGGGGTCGGTGACGTCGCCGGGGATGGCGACGACGTCCGGCCCGAGCGGCGCCGTGGCCGCGGTCAGGTCGGCCGCGGTACGGGCGTCGAGCACGAGCCGCCAGCCGGCGCCGGCGAGATCGGTGGCGAGCGCCCGGCCGAGGCCCTGGGACGCTCCGGTGATGACAGCGGTTGGCATGTCTCCACCGTGCCGCCGCGCCGGACCCGCGCCATCGGCCCCGAGCCGCTGCCCCCTAGGACTTTGGTCCTACGCCCGGCGACCGCCCGTCCGCCCGCCGCGGCTAGGTCTCGCGGCCGCGGAGGAGGGCGGTGGCGAAGCCGCGGAGTTCGCCTCGGCAGACTCCGCTGCTGATCGTCGGGTCCTCGTTCATGATCCGGCGGGCGCTGTCCTCGTCCGGCGCCTCGAAGACGCAGAGGCCGGTGTTGATGCTGCCGAGGGTCGGGCCGGCCAGGATCATCACGCCCTCGGCATGCAGGCGCTGGAGCCGGACCCAGTGCTCGGCGAACACCGCCCGCTCGTGCTCGGTCATCGTCGCGGCGAAGTTCTCCCGCGGCGCGTGGATGAAGTAGACCCACTCCGCCATGCCGGGATGATGCCACTCATCCGGCGGCCAGGTTGTGGTGGACGGCGTACAGGGCGGCCTGGGTGCGGTCGGCGACGTCGAGCTTGGCCAGGATCGCGCTCACGTGCGCCTTGACCGTCTTCTCCGACAGCGCGAGGTCGCGGGCGATCAGCCGGTTGGACCGGCCCCGGGCGATCAGCCGCAGCACCTCGCGCTCACGCGGGGTGAGCGCGCCGGCCGGATCGGGACCGGCGACGCTGGACATCACCGTCGCCGCGACCGCCGGGTCGAGCGAGGCGCCGCCGGCGTGCACGGCCCGCAGCGCGTCGGCCAGCTCGGCCGGGCCGACGTCCTTGAGCAGGTAGCCGGCGACGCCGGCCCGGACCGCCGGCAGCACCGAGTCCTCCCCCGCGTAGCTGGTCAGCACCACGACCTTGACCTCGGGGTGGGCGGCCTTGAGCCGGCGGACCACGTCCAGCCCGGACATCCCCGGCAGCACCAGGTCCAGCAGGACGATGTCCGGCGCCAGCCCCGGCACCAGCGCGAGCGCCTGCTCGCCCGAGCCGGCCTCGCCGACCACCTCGATGTCGGGCTGCAGGCCGAGGAACGTGCGCAGCCCGGCCCGGACCATCTCGTGGTCGTCTACCAGGACGAGCCTCAGCGACTTGCGCAGCGGCTCAGCAGTCACCGGGCACCTCCAGGGTCACGGTCGTCCCGGTGCCGGGGCGGCTGTCGATCACGAGCGTGCCGCCGACGGCCTCGGCCCGCTCCCGCATCGAGGTCAGCCCGAGCCGGTGCGAGTCCCGCAGCGTCGCGGCCAGGTCGAAGCCGCCGCCGTCGTCGGCGACCACCAGCCGGACCGGGTCGCGGGTGTCCAGCGCGACCGTCACCGCCCGGGCGTCCGCGTGCCGCAGCGCGTTGGCCAGCGCCTCGCCCGCGACCATCAGCACCTCGCGCTCGACCGTACGATCCCGGAGGCGGGGACCGCGCACCTCGAGCCCGATCCGCACGTCGTGCACGCGTCGCAGCAGCTCGACCCGCTTGCGCAGCGCACCGGCCAGGCCGTCGGCGTCCAGGTCGACCGGCCGCAGGGTCTCGACCAGGCCGCGCATCTCGGCCAGCCCGGCCGCGGCCAGCTCCCGGACCTGGTCGAGCTGGTCGACCAGGGTCGGATCGGCCCCGCCGGCCAGCGCGGCCGCGCTCTCCGCGGCCAGGGTCAGGCTGAACAGGGTCTGGGTCACCGAGTCGTGCAGCTCCCGGGCCAGCCGGGCCCGCTCGGCCGCGACCGACAACTCCCGGGCCCGTTCCGTCCGCTGGGCGTTGACGACCGCGAGCGCGGCGTGCGCGGCCAGCGTCTCGACCAGCGACTCGTCGGCGTCGGTGAACCCGCCGCCGGTCTTGTCGGCCAGGTAGAGCTCGGCCAGCACCTCGCCGCCGGCCACGATCGGCACGCCCAGGAACGAGCTCATGTCCGGGTGCGCCCGCGGCCAGCCGGAGAACCGCGGGTCGTCGCGGATGTCGGCCAGCCGGATCGTGCCGGGCTCGGCCAGCAGCGCGCCGAGCAGGCCGTGCGTCCGCGGGAGCGTGCCGATCGCGGCCCA contains the following coding sequences:
- a CDS encoding GAF domain-containing sensor histidine kinase, which encodes MTSPETTALRRLLDVALALGAERRTEPVLRVILDAARDLAGARYAAIGVPDGAGGFGLFLTAGVDAETWAAIGTLPRTHGLLGALLAEPGTIRLADIRDDPRFSGWPRAHPDMSSFLGVPIVAGGEVLAELYLADKTGGGFTDADESLVETLAAHAALAVVNAQRTERARELSVAAERARLARELHDSVTQTLFSLTLAAESAAALAGGADPTLVDQLDQVRELAAAGLAEMRGLVETLRPVDLDADGLAGALRKRVELLRRVHDVRIGLEVRGPRLRDRTVEREVLMVAGEALANALRHADARAVTVALDTRDPVRLVVADDGGGFDLAATLRDSHRLGLTSMRERAEAVGGTLVIDSRPGTGTTVTLEVPGDC
- a CDS encoding SDR family oxidoreductase, translated to MPTAVITGASQGLGRALATDLAGAGWRLVLDARTAADLTAATAPLGPDVVAIPGDVTDPEHRHALAAAAGGRLDLLVLNASALGPSPLPPLAELGTAELRQVLETNVVAPHALTRLLLPALRAAAGCVLAISSDAAVAAYPGWGGYGASKAALDQLAAVLGAEEPLLRVYAVDPGDMRTAMHAAAFPGEDISDRPEPETVVPALRRLLDSDLPNARYEAGDLPVPTGAHS
- a CDS encoding YciI family protein — translated: MAEWVYFIHAPRENFAATMTEHERAVFAEHWVRLQRLHAEGVMILAGPTLGSINTGLCVFEAPDEDSARRIMNEDPTISSGVCRGELRGFATALLRGRET
- a CDS encoding response regulator transcription factor is translated as MTAEPLRKSLRLVLVDDHEMVRAGLRTFLGLQPDIEVVGEAGSGEQALALVPGLAPDIVLLDLVLPGMSGLDVVRRLKAAHPEVKVVVLTSYAGEDSVLPAVRAGVAGYLLKDVGPAELADALRAVHAGGASLDPAVAATVMSSVAGPDPAGALTPREREVLRLIARGRSNRLIARDLALSEKTVKAHVSAILAKLDVADRTQAALYAVHHNLAAG